The Wolbachia endosymbiont of Oedothorax gibbosus region TGGAATCGTAAAATTCCTAGGCATAAAAAGCTTTGAACCTAATATATGAGCCAAACTTGATTTTCCAACCGTGGATACACCTGTAATAAAAATAATAGTCTTCATTTTATGAATTTACTTGCTATATGAACTATCGGAGAAATTTTTTTATAGTTTATAGTATCTATACTTTGCCATATACAACCATCAGAATCTTTTCCATCAGATTCTCGCTTTATTTCTCCTATGATTTCAATTTTGTATAAAACTGCTATATGTTTTAGACATTTATTTACATTGTCTTCATTATAATGATATAGGCTAGTAACTGTTTGGATTTGGTCGTATTGTTTCACTAAACAACCTGTTTCTTCTCTAATTTCTCTTACAAGCGCCTCTTCAAGCGTTTCAGCAATTTCTAGACTTCCACCTGGTAAATCAAACAACCCTTTGTAAGGACCTCGACTTTTTTTCACCAAAACTATACTTTTAGGTTTTAAAATTAAACCGTATACGCCTAAGTGAGAGTGATAAATAATATTATCTTTCATTAAACCAAAAATATTAGAGTTAATATAATAATCTAAAAAATCAATTATACAAAATAGTTGATTATAAATTTGCAACAAACTTCTTAATATACTCACTTGATATCGCATTAAACCAATTTGGCACGTCTTCAGTTTTCAGCATATCAAATGTAACTGGAGTATAGTCTAGCTTGTCATATAGTCTTTTGTATTCAATGCCAAGCGGACTAATACCCGCTCCATCAAGTGTGCGACCATCGCACTTGAGCAGATTTATCTTTTCCTCGTCGACTTTTGCACCTTTTGGGTAGGAAACTATTTCGCCAATATTATCGACAAACTTAAGACCATCAATTGCAAAAACTAGCTCATTGTAACTGTTATCAATGCTATATTTATTTTCTTTAAACGACGAAAACAACAAATTAGATTTTGCTAAATCAGAATTTTGTGTTGGATATTTAAAATCAACTGCATGTATTGGCGATGAGACTTCTGCAGAATAAAAATTTGTCGCTTTGAAATTAAATGTCCGATTCGGCGGCAACACAAACTGCAACGTCAAGCTTTGATCATCGCCAATATCTGCAGGTATTACAAAGGCAAGCAAACTTAAACTAGTGTAATAAACCTTCGGAGTATCAGAATCAATTAAAAATTGATCAATTGACATAACTTGCGGCGGTGTTGATGATTTTGAACCAAAATCACGAATTGCCTGTACATTAACTAATATATCATCACCACCTCCCCAAGCATAGAACTTCAGCCAAGCTCTAGCATTAGTTCCCCATAACGCATTAGAGCTCCTAAACGTTACAGCTTTCTGCAGAGGTGGTGTTGTTTCACTGGATTTTTCGCAAATAACGTTCAAATAAAAACGAGGATTGCCTTCACCGATTCGTTCAGCTTCAGTAATGTCTTTAATGAAAATCCTGTCTACATCAGTTCTATCTTGTATTGCTACTGAATCACCATAAGACCTTAAAAACTGCCATGAAAGCCCAGCAATCGGCACTTGCGAAAATTCAGGTGAAACATAACCAGCTCGATCATCAATTTGTAGACCAATATTAAACTGACCATCGATAAATAAGTTATCAGACAATATAGC contains the following coding sequences:
- a CDS encoding NUDIX domain-containing protein, encoding MKDNIIYHSHLGVYGLILKPKSIVLVKKSRGPYKGLFDLPGGSLEIAETLEEALVREIREETGCLVKQYDQIQTVTSLYHYNEDNVNKCLKHIAVLYKIEIIGEIKRESDGKDSDGCIWQSIDTINYKKISPIVHIASKFIK